A stretch of the Brevundimonas sp. MF30-B genome encodes the following:
- the metG gene encoding methionine--tRNA ligase translates to MARILVTSALPYINGVKHLGNLAGSMLPADVWSRFKRAQILPDGSRHEVLYICATDEHGTPAELAAAAAGQDVRAYCDEQHQVQKAAGEAFALSYDWFGRSSSDANRRLTQHFAKVLEERGLIEERVDRMIYSVADARFLPDRYVEGTCPHCAYEKARGDQCDNCGRLLDPTDLIEPYSAVSGSRDLEVRDTRHLYLLQTKVADDIRAWVGSKDWQPLAKSIAYKHLDEGLIDRGITRDLKWGVPVVGPDGGPRPGMEGKVFYVWFDAPIEYIGATEEWAEANGRTWRDWWRTDEGGEDVRYVQFMGKDNVAFHTVSFPATILGSGEPWKTVDQLKAFNWLNWYGGKFSTSMKRGVFMDQALDIAPADVWRWHLTAYGPEHSDAAFTWEQFQSTTNKDLADVLGNFVNRIVKFTESKFDGVVPEGGEPGPVEAKLLADVSAGIAEATAQFEAMEFRKACQALRAVWVLGNEYLQEAAPWTALKTDRDRAAVGVRTGLNLVALFARLAAPVMPETAGRIAQTVGAADLSWPSAGDDWTQAVQPGQAVSAPSVLFAKIEDVQVAEWSERFGGAEA, encoded by the coding sequence ATGGCCCGCATCCTCGTCACCTCCGCCCTGCCGTACATCAACGGCGTCAAGCACCTGGGCAATCTGGCGGGCTCCATGCTGCCGGCCGATGTCTGGAGCCGCTTCAAGCGCGCCCAGATTCTTCCTGATGGGAGCCGCCATGAGGTGCTCTACATCTGCGCCACCGACGAGCACGGCACCCCGGCCGAGCTGGCCGCCGCCGCCGCCGGTCAGGACGTGCGCGCCTATTGCGACGAGCAGCACCAGGTCCAGAAGGCGGCCGGCGAGGCCTTCGCCCTCTCCTACGACTGGTTCGGCCGCTCTTCGTCCGACGCCAACCGCCGCCTGACCCAGCACTTCGCCAAGGTTCTGGAGGAACGCGGCCTGATCGAGGAGCGGGTCGACCGGATGATCTATTCCGTCGCCGACGCGCGCTTCCTGCCCGACCGCTATGTCGAGGGCACCTGCCCGCACTGCGCCTATGAAAAGGCGCGCGGCGATCAGTGCGACAACTGCGGGCGGCTGCTGGACCCGACCGATCTGATCGAGCCCTATTCCGCCGTCTCGGGCAGCCGGGATCTGGAGGTGCGCGACACACGCCACCTGTATCTGCTGCAGACCAAGGTGGCGGACGACATTCGCGCCTGGGTGGGATCGAAGGACTGGCAGCCGCTGGCCAAGTCGATCGCCTACAAGCATCTGGACGAAGGCCTGATCGACCGCGGCATCACGCGCGACCTGAAATGGGGCGTGCCGGTGGTCGGGCCCGACGGCGGTCCGCGCCCGGGCATGGAGGGCAAGGTCTTCTACGTCTGGTTTGACGCCCCCATCGAATACATCGGCGCGACCGAGGAATGGGCCGAAGCGAACGGCCGGACCTGGCGCGACTGGTGGCGCACCGACGAGGGCGGCGAGGACGTCCGCTATGTCCAGTTCATGGGCAAGGACAATGTCGCCTTCCACACCGTCAGCTTCCCCGCCACCATCCTCGGCTCGGGCGAGCCGTGGAAGACGGTGGACCAGCTCAAGGCCTTCAACTGGCTGAACTGGTACGGCGGCAAGTTCTCGACCTCGATGAAGCGCGGCGTCTTCATGGACCAGGCGCTGGACATCGCGCCCGCCGATGTGTGGCGGTGGCACCTGACGGCCTATGGTCCCGAACACTCCGACGCGGCCTTCACCTGGGAGCAGTTCCAGTCGACGACGAACAAGGACCTGGCCGACGTGCTGGGCAACTTCGTCAACCGGATCGTCAAGTTCACGGAATCCAAGTTCGACGGCGTCGTGCCCGAGGGCGGAGAACCCGGGCCGGTCGAGGCGAAACTGCTGGCCGATGTCTCGGCCGGGATCGCCGAGGCCACGGCCCAGTTCGAGGCGATGGAGTTCAGGAAGGCCTGCCAGGCGCTGCGCGCCGTCTGGGTGCTGGGAAACGAGTATCTGCAGGAAGCCGCCCCCTGGACCGCGCTGAAGACCGACCGCGACCGCGCGGCGGTGGGCGTGCGCACCGGCCTGAACCTGGTCGCCCTGTTCGCCCGTCTGGCGGCGCCCGTCATGCCCGAGACGGCGGGCCGCATCGCTCAAACCGTGGGCGCGGCCGACCTGTCTTGGCCCTCCGCCGGCGACGACTGGACCCAGGCGGTCCAGCCCGGCCAGGCGGTTTCGGCGCCCTCGGTGCTGTTCGCAAAGATCGAGGACGTCCAGGTGGCCGAATGGTCGGAACGGTTCGGTGGCGCGGAGGCCTGA